One part of the Treponema peruense genome encodes these proteins:
- a CDS encoding helix-turn-helix transcriptional regulator, with the protein MGFWNNVEQERVFQGISRKDLAYKANISYASIGLGLERNSMPGADTALRVSKVLRVPLEDLLKEDQCRIRQETPLQAQKPQANSDSRQILQTAVSALRKMPYEIRSPIIEMILKIGKEETRIV; encoded by the coding sequence ATGGGATTTTGGAATAATGTCGAACAGGAAAGAGTTTTTCAGGGTATATCCAGAAAAGATCTTGCTTACAAGGCAAATATTTCTTACGCGTCAATCGGTCTGGGACTTGAAAGAAACAGTATGCCCGGAGCCGACACAGCCCTTCGCGTATCAAAAGTTCTAAGGGTTCCGCTGGAAGACCTGCTTAAGGAAGACCAGTGCCGCATTCGTCAGGAAACACCCCTTCAGGCACAAAAACCGCAAGCAAATTCAGACTCAAGGCAGATATTACAGACAGCAGTAAGTGCGCTCAGAAAAATGCCTTACGAAATAAGGTCGCCCATAATTGAAATGATACTCAAGATAGGAAAGGAAGAAACCAGAATAGTTTAA
- a CDS encoding DUF4954 family protein, producing the protein MSVVRVLDGKSPMREPPAELLKGKRHLTAQEIEILKSNRNTCYLERWNLIYVSEVPGEFDPSLVIQNDFYGYVVMGRIRNALLKFHDLELRVGIYRSVLGFVSLGDDCVVNNVSYLVNYRIANRVMLFNIQEMSCTFHSKFGEGILKEGEPESNRIWIGVGNENNGRGVLPFKDMIPADAWCWSRYRDDSQLMDRFVELTEYGNDGLKNTYGIVEDDVVIKNCTLLKDVRIGANAYIKGAFKLKNITVLSSPQEQSQIGEGVEMVNGIMGYGSRVFYQAIAVRFVIGRNCQLKYGARLLNSILGDNSMVSCCELLNNLIFPFHEQHHNSSFLIAATLMGQSNIASAATIGSNHNSRSPDGELLAGRGFWPGLCSDFKYDSRFASFVLVAKGSYQNELNITYPFSLVANSNTDCTVHIIPAYWFLYNMFAIVRNKYKFVSRDKRVVKVQHIETNPLAPDTMQEIEASVVRIIELTGRYLKLPYETAAKMTEFNPNPKLLDEFRERAAFSKDGEELYHVAKDYLHQNSESKFFLSDDRCQKKYGALICKPAQAYKEYRRIMKYFCVDSLMEWVCECGRETLVPEDLETIRKIPLYKNWVNAGGQIIPQEKLDEMFSLVKERRINTWNEVHAFYDECQKSYCGYKVRYAVYLLERLYSTPITMFGKDMFDDLMRDVAYVSLNMLESSISTRGKDYTDFFRSITFRNKEEKNAVLGELCDNSFLKDLKQSTEAFDSALEKLFRTLIT; encoded by the coding sequence ATGTCAGTTGTAAGGGTTTTGGACGGGAAAAGTCCCATGAGGGAACCGCCTGCAGAGCTTTTGAAGGGAAAGCGTCATCTTACGGCGCAGGAAATAGAAATTTTAAAGTCCAACCGCAATACCTGTTATCTTGAGCGGTGGAATTTGATATATGTAAGCGAAGTTCCGGGGGAATTTGACCCGTCGCTTGTTATTCAGAATGATTTTTACGGTTATGTCGTAATGGGCAGAATCCGCAATGCACTTCTTAAATTCCACGATCTTGAACTTCGTGTCGGAATTTACCGTTCAGTGCTGGGTTTTGTTTCACTCGGCGACGACTGTGTAGTAAATAACGTAAGCTATCTTGTAAATTACCGCATTGCAAACCGCGTAATGCTTTTTAATATTCAGGAAATGTCCTGTACGTTTCATTCCAAATTCGGCGAGGGAATTCTTAAGGAAGGCGAACCCGAGTCAAACAGAATATGGATTGGCGTAGGAAACGAAAACAACGGCCGTGGAGTTCTTCCCTTTAAGGATATGATTCCGGCAGATGCCTGGTGCTGGTCAAGATACCGCGATGACAGTCAGCTTATGGACCGCTTTGTTGAACTTACGGAATACGGCAACGACGGCCTTAAGAACACTTACGGCATTGTGGAAGATGATGTTGTAATAAAAAACTGTACGCTTCTTAAAGACGTGCGCATAGGGGCAAATGCCTATATAAAAGGTGCATTCAAACTTAAGAATATTACGGTTTTGTCTTCCCCGCAGGAACAGAGCCAGATTGGCGAAGGCGTAGAAATGGTAAACGGAATAATGGGCTACGGAAGCCGCGTGTTCTATCAGGCCATTGCCGTGCGCTTTGTTATAGGAAGAAACTGCCAGTTAAAATACGGTGCCCGTCTTCTCAATTCCATTCTGGGCGACAATTCCATGGTTTCTTGCTGTGAACTGCTCAATAATCTTATTTTTCCGTTCCACGAGCAGCACCACAACTCTTCATTCCTTATTGCAGCGACACTTATGGGACAAAGCAACATCGCTTCTGCCGCAACAATCGGTTCAAACCACAACTCGCGTAGTCCTGACGGCGAACTTCTTGCAGGCCGCGGTTTCTGGCCGGGACTGTGCAGCGACTTCAAGTATGACTCAAGGTTTGCATCTTTTGTACTTGTTGCAAAGGGAAGCTACCAGAATGAACTCAATATTACGTATCCTTTTTCACTTGTGGCTAACAGCAATACGGACTGCACTGTTCACATAATCCCGGCATACTGGTTTCTTTACAATATGTTTGCGATTGTAAGAAACAAGTACAAGTTTGTTTCAAGAGACAAGCGTGTCGTAAAGGTACAGCATATAGAAACAAACCCGCTTGCCCCGGACACAATGCAGGAAATAGAAGCCTCTGTAGTAAGAATTATTGAACTTACCGGCCGTTACCTTAAGCTTCCTTATGAAACAGCAGCAAAAATGACTGAATTCAACCCAAATCCGAAACTTCTCGATGAATTCCGCGAAAGAGCCGCATTCTCAAAGGACGGAGAAGAACTGTACCACGTGGCAAAAGATTATCTTCACCAGAATTCAGAGTCAAAATTCTTTCTTTCGGACGACCGTTGCCAGAAAAAGTACGGCGCACTTATCTGCAAACCAGCCCAGGCATACAAAGAATACCGTCGCATAATGAAATATTTCTGCGTGGACTCGCTTATGGAATGGGTCTGCGAATGCGGAAGGGAAACTCTTGTTCCCGAAGACCTTGAAACCATAAGAAAAATTCCTCTTTACAAAAACTGGGTAAACGCCGGCGGCCAGATTATTCCGCAGGAAAAACTTGACGAAATGTTCTCGCTTGTAAAGGAACGCAGGATAAACACCTGGAATGAAGTACACGCCTTTTACGATGAATGCCAGAAATCCTACTGCGGCTACAAGGTGCGTTATGCTGTTTATCTTCTTGAACGCCTTTATTCCACGCCCATTACAATGTTCGGAAAGGACATGTTCGATGACCTTATGCGTGACGTTGCGTATGTTTCGCTCAATATGCTTGAATCTTCCATTTCTACGCGCGGCAAGGATTATACAGACTTTTTCCGCTCAATTACGTTCAGAAACAAGGAAGAAAAAAATGCTGTACTGGGTGAACTTTGCGACAATTCCTTTCTCAAAGACCTCAAACAGTCAACAGAAGCCTTTGATTCTGCACTTGAAAAACTGTTCCGCACGCTCATAACCTGA
- the leuA gene encoding 2-isopropylmalate synthase, with product MTMNPMGKYAPIADIPLQNRKWPSQKITKAPVWCSVDLRDGNQALVNPMGIETKLAFFDLLVKLGFKEIEVGFPAASDTEYEFIRRLIDENRIPEDVTIQVLCQAREKLVKKTIECLKGAPRAIFHIYNSTSPAQRKYTFGKSKEEIKQIAIDGVKCIKSCISEEDRKRIRLEYSPESFSMTEIDYAVEICEAVKAEWGCSASEKIIFNLPTTVECSTPNVYADQIEYFCTHISDRDSVIVSTHCHNDRGTGVASCELGLLAGADRVEGCLFGNGERTGNLDIVNVALNMFSQGVDPELDFHEIEKVAELYTEYTGMNVNPRTPYAGELVFTAFSGSHQDAIRKGMAARAKMDRNALWDVPYLLIDPHDIGRQYEGIIRINSQSGKGGAAYILEQDYGLTLPKAMHPALGDVIKHAADKAQRELKPAEIYDLFVKQWLEAKGNLEIMDLAETHLDAKQNSQSEATTLCRAVVGWKGKQFAIGEKGNGPLDAFASALSKTPAPKFSITAFHEHSIGTGNDTSAVAYVQITCENGSQYWGAGKSTSVGRAGIDAVVSAINQIS from the coding sequence ATGACAATGAATCCAATGGGAAAGTACGCACCTATTGCAGATATTCCCCTTCAGAACAGAAAGTGGCCGTCACAGAAAATTACAAAGGCGCCTGTATGGTGTTCGGTAGACCTTCGCGACGGAAACCAGGCCCTCGTTAATCCTATGGGAATTGAAACAAAGCTTGCATTTTTTGATCTTCTGGTAAAACTCGGATTCAAGGAAATTGAAGTAGGATTCCCCGCTGCAAGTGACACGGAGTACGAGTTTATCCGCAGGCTTATTGACGAAAACCGCATTCCAGAGGATGTTACAATCCAGGTTTTGTGTCAGGCACGCGAAAAGCTTGTCAAAAAAACAATAGAATGCCTTAAGGGTGCGCCCCGTGCAATTTTTCACATTTACAATTCAACTTCTCCTGCGCAGAGAAAATATACGTTCGGCAAGTCAAAGGAAGAAATCAAGCAGATTGCCATAGACGGTGTAAAGTGCATAAAAAGCTGCATTTCTGAAGAAGACCGCAAAAGAATCCGCCTGGAATATTCTCCCGAAAGTTTTTCAATGACAGAAATTGACTATGCCGTTGAGATTTGTGAAGCCGTAAAAGCTGAATGGGGATGCTCTGCCTCAGAAAAGATTATATTCAACCTTCCCACAACAGTTGAATGTTCTACGCCCAATGTGTATGCTGACCAGATTGAATATTTTTGCACGCATATTTCTGACAGGGACAGCGTTATTGTAAGCACGCACTGCCACAATGACCGCGGAACAGGAGTTGCCAGCTGCGAACTGGGACTTCTTGCCGGTGCCGACCGCGTAGAAGGATGTCTGTTCGGAAACGGCGAGCGTACAGGTAACCTTGACATTGTGAATGTTGCGCTCAATATGTTCTCTCAGGGCGTGGACCCGGAGCTTGACTTCCATGAAATAGAAAAAGTTGCAGAACTTTACACTGAATATACAGGAATGAATGTTAACCCGCGCACACCTTACGCCGGGGAACTTGTGTTTACGGCCTTCAGCGGAAGCCACCAGGATGCTATCAGAAAAGGAATGGCAGCACGTGCAAAGATGGACCGCAATGCTCTCTGGGATGTTCCGTACCTTCTTATTGACCCGCATGACATTGGCCGCCAGTATGAGGGCATCATAAGAATAAACAGCCAGTCAGGAAAGGGCGGCGCTGCATATATTCTTGAGCAGGACTACGGTCTTACTCTTCCGAAGGCAATGCACCCGGCTTTGGGCGATGTAATAAAACATGCCGCAGACAAAGCACAGCGCGAGCTTAAGCCTGCCGAGATTTATGACCTTTTTGTAAAGCAGTGGCTTGAAGCAAAGGGTAATCTTGAAATCATGGATCTTGCCGAAACACACCTTGACGCCAAACAGAATTCCCAGTCAGAGGCAACGACACTCTGCCGTGCAGTCGTAGGCTGGAAAGGAAAGCAGTTTGCCATTGGAGAAAAAGGAAACGGACCGCTTGATGCATTTGCAAGTGCTCTTTCAAAGACGCCTGCACCCAAATTCAGCATTACGGCTTTTCATGAACACAGCATCGGTACAGGAAACGATACTTCGGCTGTAGCTTATGTCCAGATAACATGCGAAAACGGAAGCCAGTACTGGGGCGCCGGAAAGTCTACCAGCGTAGGCCGCGCGGGAATTGACGCCGTTGTAAGCGCAATAAACCAGATTTCCTGA